The window TGGCAAACATTCGTCGTAAGCTCGAGCAAAACACGGCGGAGCCCAAGTACATTCTGACCGAGGTAGGCGTTGGCTACCGTATGAGCGACGAACCGTAACATAGGCGTCAATAGATACATTTCATTTTTTTCAAGGGGTTTTATAAAACAAATTGTTATTTTTTTAACAAATCTTCCGTATATTCGCCTCTAAGGAGATTTGGCAATTATTTCCAGATTAATTAGGTCTATGAGTATAAATGCTCTGTTCTGTAAATTCTAATAATATAAAATTTGGAGGGATTATCATGAAAAAAGGCAATAAGATTAGTATCCTCGGTGCCGGCAATGTGGGTGCTACCATCGCCTATACTCTGACCATCGACGGGATGGCATCCGAGATCGTTCTGGTGGACATTAATCAAAACAAAGCCAAAGGGGAAGCAATGGACATCATCCAAGGCACGGCACTTTGTCCACCGGTCAACATTTACGCAGGGGACTATTCGGACATTCAGGATTCGGACATCGTCATTGTCACTCTGGGCTGTGCGCGTAAACCCGGTCAGTCCAGAATTGACCTTGCACAGGGAAATGTCAATATTATCAAGAGTGTTATGCCTCAGGCTGTACATTATGCACCGGACGCCATTTATGTTGTTGTCAGCAACCCGGTTGACATTATAACCTACACCATTCTGAAAACGACAGGACTTCCGGAATCCCACGTTTTCGGTTCCGGTACACTGCTTGACTCAAGCCGTCTGCGCGAAAGTCTTGCAAGTACGGTCGGAATCAGCCCTAAAAATATTCATGCCTATGTGTTCGGTGAGCACGGCGATTCCGCAATGGTGCCATGGTCCCTCACCAGCATTGGCGGCATGCCGATGAACACCTATCTGAACAGTATGCGCGGTAAAAATCCGGATTTCAAAGAGCTTGACCTGAATGCGATTGAAACCGAGGTCCATACCTCCGGCGCACAGGTCATTAGTCTGAAAGGTGCGACCTTTTATGCAATCGCGCTGTCCGCACGCCGCATCTGCGAGTGCATTCTGCGCGATACAAACACCGTAACCACCCTTTCCGGCATGATCCACGGGGCATACGGTATTGAAGATGTCTGTCTGAGCCTTCCGTTTGTTCTTGACTGCCACGGAATCAGCAGTATGGAAGCGCCGGAATTGACCCCGGCAGAACAGGAAAAACTGCTTCTCAGCGCCAACACTTTAAAGCAGACCATTGCTTCTCTCGATATTTAATTTGAAAGGATGTATATAAATGGATTACGCAAAGGAATCGCTTAAGCTTCACTACGAATGGAAAGGCAAAATTGAGGTTGTCAGCCGTGCACCGTTAA of the uncultured Caproiciproducens sp. genome contains:
- a CDS encoding L-lactate dehydrogenase, whose product is MKKGNKISILGAGNVGATIAYTLTIDGMASEIVLVDINQNKAKGEAMDIIQGTALCPPVNIYAGDYSDIQDSDIVIVTLGCARKPGQSRIDLAQGNVNIIKSVMPQAVHYAPDAIYVVVSNPVDIITYTILKTTGLPESHVFGSGTLLDSSRLRESLASTVGISPKNIHAYVFGEHGDSAMVPWSLTSIGGMPMNTYLNSMRGKNPDFKELDLNAIETEVHTSGAQVISLKGATFYAIALSARRICECILRDTNTVTTLSGMIHGAYGIEDVCLSLPFVLDCHGISSMEAPELTPAEQEKLLLSANTLKQTIASLDI